The sequence below is a genomic window from uncultured Stenotrophomonas sp..
GCCGAAGAACACCACGGCCAGCCACTTGGTGCTCTTGGACATGAAGTTGGACGCACCACGCGCACCGAACACCGTGCCCGAGGCACCGGCGCCGAAACCCGAGCCGGCGGCCGCGCCGGAACCGCGCTGCATCAGGATCAGCGCGATCATCGCGATCGCCACCAGCACATAGATCACATTGAGGATCGTCATCAACATCGCAAAACCGTCCCGAGCATTCACACGTTAGCGGCTGGCCGCCGCCTGTGCGATGGCCAGGAAATCGGCGGCCACCAGCGAGGCGCCACCTACCAGCCCGCCGTCGACATCGGGCTGTGCAAACAGCTCGGCGGCGTTGTCGGGCTTGACGCTGCCGCCATACAGGATCGGCAACGAATCGGCGATTCTAGCATCGTGCCCGGCAACTTCGCCACGGATGAACGCATGCATGGCCTGCGCCTGCTCCGGGGTGGCGGTACGGCCGGTGCCGATGGCCCAGACCGGCTCGTAGGCCACCACCGCCCGCGCGAAGGCGGCCACGCCGGCCAGTTCCAGCACCGGCGCCAGCTGCGCGGCGATGACCTGCCCGGTCGCTCCGGCCTCGCGCTGCTCCAGCGTCTCGCCCACGCACAGCACCGGAACCAACCCGGCATTGGCCGCGGCGACGAATTTGCGCGCCACCAGCTCGCTGCTTTCGTGGTGGTACTGGCGGCGCTCGGAATGGCCGACCAGGCCGTAGCCCGCCCCCACGTCCACCAGCATCGACGCCGACACCTCGCCGGTATAGGCGCCCTTTTCGTTGCTGCTGACATCCTGCGCGCCAAAGGCCAGCGCCGTGCCCTCGAAATCCTCGACCAGGTCGCCCAGGTAGGGCAGCGGCGGCAGGATCACCAGCTCCACCCCTTCCAGCGGCAGGCCAGCGGCCACCTGCCCCACCAGCTCGCTGGCGAATTGACGGCTGCCATGCAGCTTCCAGTTACCGGCAACGATCTTGCGGCGCATTCAGGAACGACTCCCTTGAAAAGTGGGCGAAGGATAGCCGAAATACAGACGCGGGCAGGACAACTAGTGGACAAGGCGAGACAGAGCAGCACTCCCTCGTAGATGCGGGGCTTGCCCCGCATGGGGATTTCCCGGCAAAGCCCCGCACCGGGCAAGCCCGGTGCCTACGTGGTGGTGTCCGCAAAAACCGGAAGGCCGCCTTGCGGCGGCCTTCGGCACTCATTTCAGCTTGATCTCGCGCAGGCGCTCTTCGAGGAAGCCGTGGGCGGTGATCGGCTCCGGATAGCGACTGGGATTGTCGGCGCTGATGCACGAGGGCAGCACGTCGATCAGGAAATCCGGGTTCGGGTGCAGGAAGAACGGCACCGAGTAGCGCGGCTGCCGTGCCAGTTCACCCGGGGGATTGACCACGCGGTGGATGGTGGACGGGTACACGTGGTTGGTCAGGCGCTGCAGCATGTCACCGATGTTGACCACGATGGTGTCCGCGTCCGAGGTGAACGGCACCCACTCGCCCTCGTGCGACTGCACCTCCAGCCCGGCAGCGCTGGCGCCGACCAGCAGGGTGATGAAGTTGATGTCGCCATGCGCGCCGGCGCGCACGTTGGGGATGTCGTCGGTGGTGATCGGCGGGTAGTGGATCGGGCGCAGGATCGAATTGCCGTTGTTGGTCTTGTCGGCGAAATAGTTTTCCGGAAGGCCGATGTGCAGCGCCAGCGCCGACAGCACCCGCGAACCGAGCGCGTCGAGCTTCTGGTACAGCCCGTAGCCATGCTCGCGGAAGCCCGGCACTTCGGCCGGCCACAGGTTCGGCGGCATCACCTCGCGGTACTTCGAGTCGTCGGCAATCTCGCGGCCGATATGCCAGAACTCCTTCAGATCGAAATGTTTGGAGCCCTTGGCGGTTTCCACGCCGAACGGGGTGTAGCCGCGGGCGCCGCCACCGCCGGGGACGTGGTACTGCTTCTTCACCTCCTCGGGCAGGGCGAAGAACGCCTTGAACACGCCATAGGCGGCGTCGATGTCGGCCTGCGCGATGCCGTGGTTGCGGATACCGGCAAAGCCCCACTGGCGGTAGGCTGCGCCCAGCTCGGCCACGAAGGCGTCGCGGTCGCTGTCGAAGCGGGTGATGTCGAGGGTGGGAATGCGGGAACTCACGGGACTACTCCTGGGGGAAGAATCAGGGCACCGACGTTGCCGCCATGCCCCGGGAAATGCATTGATCGGGGTCAGGCCGCTCCGGCGGCGGTCCTGACTGCCTCGGCGAGGTGCTCGAGCGTGGCCTGCACCAGCTTGGCATCGTCGGCCTCCACCGTCACCCGCACCACCGGCTCGGTGCCGGACGGGCGCAGGAAGGCGCGGCCGTGGCCGGCCACCGCCTGCTGCGCGGTCGCCAGCGCTGCCGCCACGGCGTCGGACTGCACCACCGCCCTGGCCGGCACGCCCTGCCCGATCCGGACGTTGATGGTCTGCTGCGGCACCCGGTTCAGGCCGGCCAGCGCCTGCTGCAGGGTGATGCCGCGGTGCTTGAGCACCTCCAGCACCTGCAAGGCACTGATGATGCCGTCGCCGGTGGTCGCCCGGTCCAGGCACAAAAGGTGGCCGGAGGCTTCACCACCGAGCACGCCGTCGTGTTCCAGCAACGCGTGGTGGACGTAGCGGTCGCCGACGTTGGCACGGATGAAGCCGATGCCCGCCTTCGCCAATGCCTGTTCGAAACCGAAGTTGGTCATCAGCGTGCCCACCACCGGGCCGCGCAGGCGGCCGCTGGCCTGCCAATCCAGCGCCAGCAGGTACAGCAGGTCATCGCCGTCGTGGACGTTGCCGTCGCTGTCCACGAACAGCAGGCGGTCGCCGTCGCCGTCGAAAGCGATGCCCAGGTGCGCGCCAATCGCGCGCACGCGTTCGGCCAACGCCTGCGGGTACAGCGAGCCGACACCGTCGTTGATGTTCACGCCATTGGGCTCGACGCCGATGGCATCGACGCTGGCGCCCAGTTCGCGCAGCACCAGCGGCGCCACCTGGTAGGTCGCGCCATGCGCGCAATCCACCGCGATACGCATGCCGGACAGGTCGAAATCGCGCGGCACCGAGTTCTTGCAGGCCTCGACGTAGCGCCCGATGGCGTCGCGGGTACGCACCGCCTTGCCCAGCTGCTCGGACGGCACGGTCGAGAACGGCAGGTCGAGCGCGGCCTCGATCGACAGCTCGGTGTCGTCATCGAGCTTCTCGCCCTGCGCAGTAAAGAACTTGATGCCGTTGTCCTGGTAAGGGTTGTGCGAAGCGCTGATGACAACGGCATCAAGTTCTTCATGCCCTGGGCCGAGAAGAACTTGATGCCGTTGTCGTGGTGCGGGTTGTGCGAGGCGGAGATGACGATGCCGCCGTCGGCGCGCAGCGAGCGGGTCAGGTGCGCGACCGCCGGGGTCGGCATCGGCCCCATCAGCTGCACGTGCACGCCGGCAGCGACCAGCCCGGCTTCCAGCGCGGCCTCGAACATGTAGTTGGAGATGCGGGTGTCCTTGCCGATCACCACCAGCGGCTTGCGAGCACTGCCCCGCGCCTGCAGCGCCTTCACCAGCGTCTGCCCGTAGGCGTTGCCCAGACGCAGCACGAAATCGGCGGAAATCGCCCCTTCGCCGACCCGGCCGCGGATGCCGTCGGTGCCGAAATACCTGCGCGCGGCCATCAGGCTGCCGCCGTGTCGTCGCCCGGGCGCGACTGGCGCATCAGCATCGCCAGCAGGTCGGCCAGGCGCTCGCGCATCTGACGGCGGTCGCAGATCTGGTCGATGGCGCCGTGTTCGAGCAGGAACTCCGAGCGCTGGAAGCCTTCGGGCAGTTTCTCGCGCACGGTCTGTTCGATCACCCGCGGACCGGCGAAGCCGATCAGCGCCTGCGGCTCGGCGATGTTGATGTCGCCCAGCATCGCGAACGAGGCCGACACGCCGCCGGTGGTCGGGTGGGTGAGCACCGAGATGTACGGCAGCCCGGCCTCGCGCAGCTTGGCCAGCGCGGCCGAGGTCTTGGCCATCTGCATCAGCGAGAACAGGCCTTCCTGCATGCGCGCGCCGCCACTGGCGGAGAAGTTGACGAACGGACAGCCCAGCTCCAGCGCGGTTTCGGCCGCCAGCGCGAAGCGCTCGCCGACCACCGAGCCCATCGAGCCGCCCATGAAGGCGAAGTCGAACGAGGACGCCACCAGCGGACGGCCCTTGAGGGTGCCGCGCATGGCCACCAGCGCGTCGTACTCGCCGGTGTTCTTCTGCGCGGCCTTGATCCGCTCGGCGTACTTCTTCTGGTCCTTGAACTTGAGCAGGTCGGTCGGGCCGAGGCGGGCCGCGATCTCGGTGGTGCTGTCGGCGTCGAACAGCGCCGCCAGGCGGGCACGGGCGCGGATGGCCATGTGGTGGCCGCACTTCGGGCAGACCTCCAGGTTCTCCTCCAGCTCCGGCCGGTACAGCGCCGCGCCGCAGCTGCTGCACTTTTCCCACAGGCCCTCGGGGACGCTGCGCTTCTTGGTCGGCGAGTTGTCGGTGCGGATGCCGGACGGCATCAATTTGCTGATCCAGCTCATGCGGGATGACGGTTCCGTTCAGGGCGGCCGGGGGCCGCGAGAAGGCCGACAGTCTAGCGCGCGGCGGCAAACCGAC
It includes:
- a CDS encoding 2OG-Fe(II) oxygenase codes for the protein MSSRIPTLDITRFDSDRDAFVAELGAAYRQWGFAGIRNHGIAQADIDAAYGVFKAFFALPEEVKKQYHVPGGGGARGYTPFGVETAKGSKHFDLKEFWHIGREIADDSKYREVMPPNLWPAEVPGFREHGYGLYQKLDALGSRVLSALALHIGLPENYFADKTNNGNSILRPIHYPPITTDDIPNVRAGAHGDINFITLLVGASAAGLEVQSHEGEWVPFTSDADTIVVNIGDMLQRLTNHVYPSTIHRVVNPPGELARQPRYSVPFFLHPNPDFLIDVLPSCISADNPSRYPEPITAHGFLEERLREIKLK
- the tpiA gene encoding triosephosphate isomerase (Evidence 2a : Function of homologous gene experimentally demonstrated in an other organism; PubMedId : 1598232, 6092857, 8309937, 9298646, 9600841; Product type e : enzyme); the encoded protein is MRRKIVAGNWKLHGSRQFASELVGQVAAGLPLEGVELVILPPLPYLGDLVEDFEGTALAFGAQDVSSNEKGAYTGEVSASMLVDVGAGYGLVGHSERRQYHHESSELVARKFVAAANAGLVPVLCVGETLEQREAGATGQVIAAQLAPVLELAGVAAFARAVVAYEPVWAIGTGRTATPEQAQAMHAFIRGEVAGHDARIADSLPILYGGSVKPDNAAELFAQPDVDGGLVGGASLVAADFLAIAQAAASR
- the accD gene encoding acetyl-CoA carboxylase, beta (carboxyltranferase) subunit (Evidence 2a : Function of homologous gene experimentally demonstrated in an other organism; PubMedId : 11157970, 1355086, 1355089, 1886618, 3040734, 3040739, 7678242; Product type e : enzyme); translation: MSWISKLMPSGIRTDNSPTKKRSVPEGLWEKCSSCGAALYRPELEENLEVCPKCGHHMAIRARARLAALFDADSTTEIAARLGPTDLLKFKDQKKYAERIKAAQKNTGEYDALVAMRGTLKGRPLVASSFDFAFMGGSMGSVVGERFALAAETALELGCPFVNFSASGGARMQEGLFSLMQMAKTSAALAKLREAGLPYISVLTHPTTGGVSASFAMLGDINIAEPQALIGFAGPRVIEQTVREKLPEGFQRSEFLLEHGAIDQICDRRQMRERLADLLAMLMRQSRPGDDTAAA
- a CDS encoding phosphoglucosamine mutase (fragment), which translates into the protein MPSEQLGKAVRTRDAIGRYVEACKNSVPRDFDLSGMRIAVDCAHGATYQVAPLVLRELGASVDAIGVEPNGVNINDGVGSLYPQALAERVRAIGAHLGIAFDGDGDRLLFVDSDGNVHDGDDLLYLLALDWQASGRLRGPVVGTLMTNFGFEQALAKAGIGFIRANVGDRYVHHALLEHDGVLGGEASGHLLCLDRATTGDGIISALQVLEVLKHRGITLQQALAGLNRVPQQTINVRIGQGVPARAVVQSDAVAAALATAQQAVAGHGRAFLRPSGTEPVVRVTVEADDAKLVQATLEHLAEAVRTAAGAA